From one Nitrospirota bacterium genomic stretch:
- the budA gene encoding acetolactate decarboxylase translates to MKTLKHFSSLLFTIAFSIVLSGCAHLQSRDIVYQNSPISSLMAGVYDGETSYRTVRAHGNFGLGTFNGLDGEMVGLEGEFFQVTVDGKVHPVNDSMKTPFVVVTFFEPDLTFRISSVSTMKELEQYLDAQLPSRNILYAIRINGIFEYIKARSIPRQHTPYPPLAEAVQQQAIFEFHAIEGTLVGFRSPAYAAGINVPGYHFHFISKDRKNGGHLLDCSMQDGTAAVDSAHNLYLTLPGHGDFYRAGLAETQSGELDAIEKSGSLNKER, encoded by the coding sequence ATGAAAACATTGAAGCATTTCAGCAGCTTGCTGTTCACAATCGCGTTCAGCATTGTATTGTCAGGCTGCGCGCACCTGCAGAGTCGTGACATTGTCTATCAGAATTCTCCCATCAGCAGTCTTATGGCAGGTGTGTATGATGGAGAAACCTCATACCGCACAGTAAGAGCACACGGGAATTTCGGATTGGGGACGTTTAACGGTCTTGACGGGGAGATGGTCGGCCTGGAGGGCGAATTCTTTCAGGTAACCGTTGACGGAAAAGTGCATCCGGTTAATGATTCCATGAAAACCCCTTTTGTGGTGGTGACTTTTTTCGAGCCTGATCTTACATTCCGGATCAGCAGCGTCTCTACCATGAAAGAACTGGAACAGTATCTGGATGCGCAGCTGCCCTCACGAAATATTCTTTATGCAATAAGAATCAACGGGATATTCGAGTATATTAAGGCGCGGAGCATTCCGAGGCAGCACACGCCGTATCCTCCCCTTGCCGAAGCAGTGCAGCAACAGGCGATCTTTGAATTCCATGCCATTGAGGGAACGCTTGTAGGATTCCGTTCCCCTGCGTATGCAGCAGGGATAAATGTCCCGGGATACCATTTTCATTTTATTTCGAAAGACAGAAAGAACGGAGGACATCTGCTTGACTGCAGCATGCAGGATGGTACCGCTGCGGTCGACAGTGCACATAACCTATATCTAACGCTGCCCGGTCACGGGGATTTTTATCGGGCGGGTCTTGCGGAGACGCAGTCAGGGGAACTGGACGCTATTGAAAAAAGCGGTTCTTTGAACAAGGAACGATAA
- a CDS encoding YceI family protein has protein sequence MAKWIIDPDHSVASFVVKHLMVANVRGQFNKISGTIHFDPAEPGSASVEASIHAPGIYTGIQKRDDHLRSPDFFDTATYQDISFRSAKVEKNTVNAFRVTGELVIHGVAREVTLNAEYFGPEKSPYGETSLGFAATITINREDFGVRWNVALESGGVMVGREVKIYLDIEADLSGE, from the coding sequence ATGGCGAAGTGGATCATTGATCCAGATCACTCTGTCGCATCTTTTGTGGTGAAGCATCTGATGGTAGCGAACGTGCGCGGCCAGTTCAACAAGATCAGCGGTACTATTCACTTTGATCCTGCTGAACCGGGAAGCGCCTCTGTTGAAGCATCAATACATGCCCCTGGAATCTACACGGGGATTCAGAAGCGCGACGACCATCTCAGGAGCCCGGATTTTTTTGATACGGCCACGTATCAGGATATTTCTTTTAGAAGCGCTAAGGTTGAAAAAAACACCGTGAATGCATTCAGGGTGACCGGCGAGTTGGTCATTCATGGAGTTGCCAGGGAAGTAACGCTGAATGCAGAATATTTCGGTCCAGAAAAAAGCCCTTACGGCGAGACCAGCCTGGGTTTTGCCGCGACAATAACGATCAACCGTGAAGATTTTGGTGTGCGGTGGAATGTCGCGCTTGAGAGCGGCGGAGTCATGGTGGGGCGGGAGGTCAAAATCTACCTTGACATAGAGGCTGATCTCTCCGGAGAATGA
- a CDS encoding type I restriction enzyme HsdR N-terminal domain-containing protein, which yields MKDREEIVQQKIREKEFVEAIQLEGARLNFWKILTEDKGYSPEDIEVDPEFDLGLPNCESKVSIDFILTISQVSYMAVKCSPSSMESWERYSIAFARSVKEYQIPYATVTDGENARIFDTLTATCIAESLDSLFSRVEAENIVKNLAKTPCPEKRLEKEKRIVYAFEGIKCPTEKQSPEPR from the coding sequence ATGAAAGACAGGGAAGAAATCGTGCAGCAGAAAATCAGGGAAAAGGAATTCGTGGAAGCGATACAACTCGAAGGCGCGCGACTGAATTTCTGGAAAATCCTGACCGAGGACAAGGGATATTCACCAGAGGATATCGAAGTAGATCCGGAATTCGATCTCGGCTTACCGAATTGCGAGTCAAAAGTAAGCATAGATTTTATTCTTACCATCTCCCAGGTGAGTTACATGGCGGTAAAATGCAGCCCTTCTTCCATGGAATCATGGGAACGGTACAGTATTGCATTTGCACGGAGCGTGAAGGAATATCAGATTCCGTATGCCACAGTTACAGACGGTGAGAACGCAAGGATTTTTGACACCCTTACCGCAACGTGTATCGCAGAATCTCTTGACAGCCTTTTCAGCAGGGTGGAGGCCGAAAATATCGTAAAGAACCTTGCAAAAACACCATGTCCCGAAAAACGACTTGAAAAGGAAAAAAGAATCGTCTACGCGTTTGAGGGCATTAAATGCCCTACTGAAAAGCAATCACCCGAACCGCGTTAA